The following are from one region of the Geoalkalibacter subterraneus genome:
- a CDS encoding agmatine deiminase family protein encodes MTLRLPAEWEDQDGVLLAWPHAQTDWAPILDRVVPVFCNLAHRISRYEKVLIVTPEPDQTRAALQDTPVSLDRIEIFKIPTNDTWTRDFGPITIYRDNRPVLLDFGFNGWGLKFPSNFDNQVTRNLVRAGTFGETALHTPGLILEGGSIESDGCGTLLVTSACLLEPNRNPHLDRRGIEAALKENLGADHILWLENGYLEGDDTDSHIDTLARLCPDDTIAYVMCDDETDPHYEELRRMGEELAGLRTRDGRPFRLIPLPWPRPYFDDEGQRLPATYANFLVINNAVLVPTYNDPRDDEAMARIAEAFAGREIIGIDCSPLILQHGSLHCVTMQLPKGVLP; translated from the coding sequence ATGACTCTTCGACTTCCTGCAGAATGGGAGGATCAGGACGGCGTGCTGCTGGCCTGGCCTCACGCACAGACCGACTGGGCTCCGATCCTTGATCGCGTCGTCCCCGTTTTCTGCAATCTGGCCCACAGGATCAGCCGCTACGAAAAGGTGTTGATTGTCACCCCGGAACCGGATCAAACCAGGGCCGCCCTGCAAGACACCCCGGTAAGTCTTGATCGAATCGAAATTTTCAAAATCCCGACCAACGACACCTGGACGCGGGATTTCGGGCCCATTACCATATATCGGGACAACCGGCCGGTTCTGCTGGATTTCGGCTTCAACGGCTGGGGCTTGAAATTCCCGAGCAACTTCGATAATCAGGTCACCCGCAATCTGGTACGTGCCGGCACCTTCGGTGAAACCGCGCTGCATACCCCCGGCCTGATTCTCGAGGGGGGCAGCATCGAAAGCGACGGCTGCGGCACCCTGCTCGTCACCAGCGCCTGCCTGCTTGAGCCCAACCGCAATCCTCACCTCGACAGGCGGGGGATAGAGGCCGCTCTAAAGGAAAATCTGGGAGCCGATCATATCCTGTGGCTGGAAAACGGCTACCTTGAAGGCGACGACACTGACTCGCACATTGACACCCTGGCGAGACTCTGCCCGGACGATACCATTGCCTATGTGATGTGTGACGATGAAACAGATCCGCACTATGAGGAGCTGCGCCGCATGGGCGAGGAGTTGGCCGGGCTGCGCACCCGCGACGGCCGCCCGTTCCGCCTCATTCCCCTGCCCTGGCCGCGCCCCTACTTCGACGACGAAGGCCAGCGACTGCCGGCAACCTATGCCAACTTCCTGGTCATCAACAATGCCGTGCTGGTGCCCACCTACAACGACCCGAGAGATGATGAGGCAATGGCGCGCATCGCCGAGGCTTTTGCGGGGCGAGAAATCATCGGTATCGACTGCTCCCCCCTCATCCTTCAGCACGGCTCCCTGCACTGTGTCACCATGCAGCTGCCCAAAGGAGTATTGCCATGA
- a CDS encoding bifunctional DedA family/phosphatase PAP2 family protein, with protein sequence MEPWIETTINWLPSGAPYYLLLGLISLLESLAIVGIFMPGSVLIVVAGFLAANGQGAIAPIMIFAGLGAIIGDLVSFWLGARFSATLLQRPALVKRQHLVVRARHFFVKHGGKSVFFGRFLGFLRPFIPLIAGSAHMSPPRFSAYAVISGILWGIAYPGLGYFFAASWRQVQVWSGRFSLILLLLLVLLVFNHLFWRNIFPLLQRSAARLLRSALGVSDRLTETAVTRQWEQSHPRLYRFIYNRFSTQHRAGLALSVGFFLTLTFASLFFWISRAVLTQTPFARSDLALHKMLQDLREPEADLFFQGIVQFGGVSAVVILGTLCLFWLLIGKKRLFAFLLIMGLGCGQALLVVLQWLFKRPPLQETGFGFEAAISVFPSAAAFNSLVFYGLVVYFLLGSLRAAEHRFYLVFGGSFFVLVISFSPIYLGMQRLSDVLGGLVLGGCWLAALITAGEIAVKSISSPAHTDRRNTLRNNPRRRFALLLLSLLATAAIITLLIVRLG encoded by the coding sequence ATGGAGCCCTGGATCGAGACGACAATCAACTGGCTGCCGAGCGGTGCGCCCTACTACCTGCTGCTCGGCCTCATTTCACTGCTGGAGTCGCTGGCAATCGTCGGTATTTTTATGCCGGGCAGTGTTTTGATTGTCGTGGCTGGTTTTCTTGCGGCTAACGGCCAGGGAGCCATTGCACCCATCATGATCTTTGCCGGCCTGGGCGCCATTATCGGCGACCTGGTCAGTTTCTGGCTGGGCGCACGCTTCAGCGCGACGCTGTTGCAACGTCCGGCGCTGGTAAAAAGACAGCATCTGGTTGTCAGGGCACGGCATTTTTTTGTCAAACATGGAGGAAAGAGCGTTTTTTTCGGACGGTTCCTCGGCTTTCTTCGTCCGTTCATTCCCCTGATCGCCGGCAGTGCACACATGTCCCCACCGCGCTTCAGCGCCTACGCCGTGATCAGCGGCATCCTTTGGGGAATCGCCTACCCGGGTCTGGGATACTTCTTCGCGGCCAGTTGGCGGCAGGTTCAGGTCTGGAGCGGTCGGTTCAGCCTGATTCTTCTTCTGCTGCTGGTACTTCTTGTATTCAACCATCTGTTCTGGCGAAATATCTTTCCGCTGCTGCAACGGTCGGCTGCACGGTTGTTGCGTTCTGCACTCGGTGTTTCAGATCGGCTGACGGAGACAGCCGTCACACGGCAATGGGAGCAGAGCCATCCGCGGCTTTACCGATTCATCTACAACCGTTTTTCCACCCAGCATAGAGCGGGGCTGGCTCTTTCGGTAGGATTTTTTCTAACGCTGACGTTCGCTTCTCTTTTCTTCTGGATCAGTCGTGCGGTCCTGACGCAGACTCCCTTTGCCCGCAGCGACTTGGCCCTCCACAAAATGCTGCAGGATCTGAGGGAGCCTGAAGCCGATCTTTTTTTCCAGGGGATCGTGCAGTTTGGTGGTGTCTCAGCGGTCGTGATCCTTGGCACTTTGTGCCTGTTCTGGCTGCTGATCGGTAAAAAGCGCCTGTTCGCCTTTTTGCTGATTATGGGGCTGGGGTGCGGACAGGCGCTCCTGGTGGTGCTGCAGTGGCTGTTCAAGCGCCCGCCGCTTCAGGAAACGGGCTTCGGCTTCGAAGCTGCGATCTCTGTTTTTCCTAGCGCAGCAGCCTTTAACAGCTTGGTTTTTTATGGGCTTGTCGTTTATTTCCTGCTCGGATCTTTGCGTGCGGCGGAGCACCGTTTTTATCTGGTCTTCGGTGGCAGCTTTTTTGTCCTGGTGATCTCCTTCAGCCCCATTTACCTCGGCATGCAGAGGCTCAGCGATGTTCTGGGCGGTCTGGTCCTGGGCGGATGCTGGCTTGCCGCGCTGATAACCGCAGGGGAAATCGCCGTAAAATCGATCTCCTCTCCCGCCCATACGGACCGTCGCAATACTCTCCGCAACAACCCGAGGCGCCGATTTGCTTTGTTGCTGCTGTCTCTGCTGGCCACCGCGGCAATCATCACTCTGCTGATTGTGCGTCTGGGCTGA